The Choloepus didactylus isolate mChoDid1 chromosome 26, mChoDid1.pri, whole genome shotgun sequence sequence aactgacttgaggggaataggtgacttgagGATGCCATCTactgtttagttagagaaagtgcccACCTCAAAtctgtagatatgacaaattagagactggtgtttcaataatctttcatatcctaaaagaactctatcaagtaaagcaaatgccaagaggccaaaaacaacagaaaatcttaaagcatatgataaaactagatgaTACAGAGAGCCCAAACCCAAAtacctaaatcaaaagatcagaggagacacagtacttggagcaattaatcaaagaactaaagataaacaatgacagcatggcacaggataaaaaggacatgaagaagagcatggcacaggatataaaggacatgaagaaaaccctagaagagcaaaaaagaagaaattgaaagagtaaataaaaaaaatagatgatcttatggaagtaatagaaactgttgaccaaattgcagagtctggatactcatagtacaagactagaggaagcttaacaatgactcagcaacctcgtggaacacagaacagaaaatgaaaaaacaaaagaaagaatggggaaaaaaattggaaaaattataATGGATCCCAGGGGtatggtagataaaataaaacatccaaatttaagactcattggtgacccagaaggggaggagaagggtaaaggtctagaaagaatattcaaagaaattgttggcaaaaacttcccaaaccttctacacaatataaatactcAAAGCATAAATgaccagtgaactccaaatagaataaatccaaataaacccactccaagacacattctgatcagactgtcaaataccgaagagaaggagcaagttctgaaaatagcaagagaaaagcaattctccacatacagaggaaacaacataagaataagtagtgactactcagtggccaccatggaggcaagaatgtagtggcatgacatatttaaaattttgagaaagaaaaatttccaaccaagagtactttatccagcaaaatctccttcaaatttaagggagactTTAAATTTTTTGCAAACAAAcattgagagattttgctaataaaatatcTGCCCAActtcatatactaaagggagccctactgatggagaaacaaagaaaagagagacagatacagataaatttaacagacatatatggaacattacatcccaaatcaccaagataaacattcttctctagtggtcatagaactttctccaaaatagaccatatgcagggacataaaacaagccttaataaatttaaaaaattaaatttattcaaaccacattctctgaccacaatggaagacaaatagaagtcaataaccatcagagacttagaaaattcacaaacacctggaggttaaaaatgagggggagatgaaaacattcccagatgatcaaaaactgagggacttcttcaccagtagatcagccctataagaaatgataaagggaattgtgtaggctgaaaggaaggaatactaaacaattgactgaaaccacatgaagaaatagggatttccagtaaagatcacatggtaaatataaataccaataccactgtatttttgatttttatctcctctatttacttcctacaggatctaaaagacataaagtataatgataaatctgtggttttgaactcaatctaaaatatgcaatttttgacaagatcTACACAAtggcgggggaatggaggagcataggaacatagtttatgtgtcctattgaagttaagttggtatcaaagaaaacaagattgttatagatttaagatgttaaatttaagccccatggtaaacacaaataaagtatcagagaatatgatcatagagatgaaaaatagagtatggaTTATGAGACGTGGGGGAAGAGGCATTGGGGAGTtcataagaaatgagtgtagggtttctgtttgaggtgaggggaaatttctagtaatggatggtgggaaggtgatggcattacaacaacatgaatgtgattaatcccactaatggaatgtctGGGAGGGGTTGCaaggggaagatttatgctgtgtatatgtttccacaattgaaaaaaaaaagtctaaatagataatgacaattaaatgccaaggatgatcccggatgggatctgaggatggaggagaggcggctcaaagggacacagttgggacataagaaaaaaaatgaaatatagaatgtaagctttgtatcaatgttgaatttctagaacttcttagctgtgcttaatgtgattgcataaatgaatgttcttgttcatgggaaatgtatatgtgaattatattgttcaaggatgtgtgcagcttgctctcatatgttcagaaaacagagcaatagatggatgatagggagggatggagggagggaaaggaagaaatagtgatgacaggatgttaaagttggtgggtctggggtatcagtggaggggggtttgggtatgctggagttctgtgtatggggttggtattgtttttgcaaatgtgcctgtaagtttgaatttatttcaaaataaaattcaacaaaaaaatgaaaaaaaaagaaaacagacaggcAACTTTGtagaaaaatgagcaagaaaCTGAACATCTTAGATTTTAATGCAAGAAATTATGCAACAGAatcattttgctaagtgaaaccCAATGGCCTGAAAACATCATTAATTTAAGAGACTGATCATTTCCAGGAAAGGACCTGGGATGAAAGTGAAATGTATATTATTGGTTAGGTCCTAGCCAAAAGACAAGAGTTTAGAGAGGCCCAATGACTTGCTGAGAGTCTCATCCCCAGAGGGAGGCTCACCTCTCAGTGTCCAGAAAGCCCACTGATGACTGGGCCTCTGTTTGTCCTGAGTGCCTTCAGCTGGTATAACATGGCCCAGTCTTCAGTGTTCAAATAAAGTCACTTCATCCATATCATGGACCTGCATTTTCTGCCAAGTAATCTTAGCTTTAAATACAAGACAGTAATGTTGTTCATCTCAACtggggagggaaatttatagtttacTTGCTTTCTTTTTAAGTGACAAGGTGATGAGGAAATGAATCCATAAAATTGATACTTGTGTAAGTTGTATTTACAGTTGGAGTAAgaaatttaataattgtttttgtCTTATGTATGTTATACTTGTTTTTATGATGTTCTGAAACAAGAATTAAGCAACTCATTTTATGTCTGATTAGAGTTACAGATGCTTAAATGCTAAGGAATAATTTGGCATATTCATAAGTCTCCCTTCTCAggtatttgaaatatataaatcagataaattaaatgtttaattgCAGTTTGAAATTTCTAAAGGAATTTGCTTAATTAAATGTGTAAGTGGTGTTAAGTTTATGGGAAATTAATCTATCAAATTTATGAGCTAATTCAATGTTAATCAATGAACAAGTAAATGTGATCTtgcttttatataaaaattatgttcatTAATAAAATATCAAGATATAAAAAAGATGCATAAGACCATATCCATGACTTTTAAGAAATTCACCAATTTACACATACAAAACTTCAAAACATTCAGTAGTTCTAAAtaagattatatattttaaagtttttgtatctagttttcttattattttaacttCAAAAAACAAGGTTTGAATTTAAACAACTTtagttataaatattataaaatgtggttttaattttaaaaattgaagtgatTAGATTTTTTAGGTCAATACAAGAATATAAGTTCAAACTTTGAAATAAACTTGTTGACTTCCTAGAACAAGCCAGGCTGTTGCTTACAAAAATCCACCAGGGAGTGCTCATGAATGATACAGTCCTCAGATCACAAGTGGGCATTCTATGCATTTCACGTGACACTTTCAGTTAAGGATGAAGAATTTAGACATTGATGAACTTTGccttattttatgtcttttttgaaatgtgaaattttgaaatatgtgCTTTAGAGCAAAACCCAAACCAATTTTAAGCTATTTAACCAGGCAATATAATAGGCATAAAGCAAAGAGAGAGGAAAGTACATACTAAGCATTTTTATTCTGCTTCAGGaatcagagtttttaaaaaaattgttacagtaagaaaaatattatagTACTTGTAAATATCTCATGGTTTGCTCCCAGATAAACACTTTTAATCAGATTTAAGTAATTTTTAACAGGCAATATTACATTTTAAGGTAATTTTAAACACCAAGGTTTTCAAAGTTTTCAAAACTGGTAACTGGTGAACATAGAAATTACAGACATATAGTACTTAACTATGTTCCCTGAAATACATATCCTCTGATGGAGATTGTTCTCTAATCACAATGAAACTGGTGGTAGACAGTTTATATTTTGTGTATAATACAAAACAAGTAGATATTTGGATCCCTATATTATATCATTTTTAATTATCCTTAATAACTAATATTTCATTTCAACACACtataaaataatgttataatCTATACTGGGGCTTTTTAAAGTCCACATACTCCAAACTCCTCAGTCTCCCAATCACAGGATATGATCACTATTATAAATGAGATTgttattaaattttactttgtggCTGACCCTGTTGGACCCCCTTTGAAATCAAACCTCTCTGGGACATGTGCATACCTCAAATTTGACAATCACCTCTCTGCTACAGTCGTTTTGTTGAGGGCATCATTCCCATGATGACCCCACCTTAAGGGTCATTCTGAAACAACTTTCCAgaatttttctccttcccttcacaATCTTCTTTCCATCCTTCAATTCCTTCAATAGGTTCTGCAACATAGCTGTGTGATCTTTATCAAGAGACATAAGCATTTCCTCAAATAGAGAACAGGATGAGGAGACTTCAGGGGTGTTTATAAAAAATGTGACACACATTAGGGatcacaactaattttttttccaagaaacaaaatggataaataaaatatacatattgaaAATTTAAAGAGTTGCactgaaaaggagaaaagatgttAGGTTGAAAATTCAACAAAGACTTTataaggaaaaaagaggagaaaaaacacAACAGTGTAGGCAGGGACTAAGGCAGCACCACTGGTTCTGCTCTGTTTGTTATTCTCTTCAGGGTTTTCTTCAGAGCAAGTCTGATGTCCTTGTTCCTCAGGATGTAGATGAGGGGATTCAGAATGGGCACCACATTGGTATAAAGCACTGAGAAAAACTTCTCCTGTCCCAAAGACCCAGCAGATGATGGTTTCACATAAGTGAGCAGCCCAGATCCATAGAAAAGACCAACAGTAATTAAGTGGGAGCCACAGGTGCTGAAGGCTTTGGATGAGCCCTTTGCTGATGACATGTGAAGGACACTGAAAAGAATCAGAGCATAAGAGATACAGATAATGAGACTAGATACTATGACAACTGTGCCCACAACAATGAAAACCAGGAGCTCATTGGCATAGGTGCTGCTGCAGGAGAGCTGGAGCAGGGGGAAGACATCACACATATAGTGATTGATGACATTGCAATCACAAAATGTCAGCCTGATCATGCACCCTGTGTGAGTCATAGCACTAGCAAACCCCATCATGTATGAAGCAGACATCAGCAAAGAACACACCTGAGGGGTCATGGTGACAGTGTACAGCAGGGGCTTACAGATGGACAtgtagcggtcataggccatggctGTCAGGACATAGCACTCAGAGTTgacaaagaagcagaagaaaaataactgaGCCATGCATCCTGTAAAGGAGATGATGTTCCTCTCCAAATTAAAGCTCATGAGCATTTTAGGGGTAAAGACAAATGAATAGCAGAGACCAATGAAGGAGAGATtgaagaggaaaaagtacataggGATGTGAAGGTGGGAATTCAGGAAAATAaggttaattaaaattaaatttgccaCCACAGTGACCACAAAGTTCATCAGGAACAGAAAAAACAGGGGCAGCTGGACCTCAGGTTGGTCTGTCAATCCCATTAGGATAAACTCAGTAACTGAAGAGACATTTTCCACAGCCATTCCCATCCTGGGCTGAAGCTGTAGGAGCAGGGGTTATGGtgaaattaaagaagtacacTCGGGCTTTGATTGCAGATGGAGTTCTGGATCTGCTGGTTTACAAGATGAAGGTTGCCTGAAGACACACAGCAAGGCATCCAGGAGCATGAACTCCTGAGGAGATTCCCCAGACATCAGAGTCCAGGTTGTCCTTTCCTATTCTCATTCCCCTGCTCAGCTTGTGTGTCCCTGTGCTGAGAAAGGTGCTGGGAGACCTCCTAAAGCCTCATCATTTCCTCCCTCCGACTTGAGCATCTCCCAGGCTCACAGCAAGTGCCCCCCCCCCAGAATCCTAGAGTTCTACAGCTGTGGAATTGTAACTAAATCAGTAAGTCAGGGATGATTCATTTGCCTTGCAATCTGACTGATGCTGAGCCTTGAGGGTCCTTCATCCTTACTGTACTGGGGGTGGGTGGAAATTCTGTAATGATGAAGGAGGCACTAGATGTCAGCATTGTCCTCAGTCTTCAACAGGCTAGAAGAGGTATTCTTGGGAATAAGCCATGATTTCTACTTGAGAATTTGCCCAGAAGGTCCTCTTCACTTGTGAAGAGGAAAACAAGATCCTCAAGAGCCTCACAAACAATCAGCTGGCTTCAATGGGATGAACTTCAGCTTCACATCCTATCTCCTAGGGAAATTTATTAGAAGTGCAGATAATTATTCTCTCCCACATGATTTTCCACCATTTGATTAGTCTCTTGACAGAAATTACTGATCCTTTGTTTACATCCTGTATCTTAGACCAATATTGGAGCCTCTGGGACTCAGTATTCTACTCAGCTTCTATTTCACATGAATTCCTATTCCCCAGTGCAAAGGATATTTGGCCCCTTTGGCTTCCCCTATCATCTGCATGATAAGCACACCTATTAAAGAAGAAGTTTCAGGGGCATACTGACTCACCATTTCTAGTAATTTCCTACAAGTCACAGGGTTGTATGAACAAAATGTTAGATTACTTTATCACTACATATACTAACGGATATCAAGTCAATAAAAACGATGTAATGAAGTTGTTAAAAGAGTGGGGCCTCAAGGCAGAGTTTAATGCACACTTCTCTACTTCCTAACTGTGAGATTTTAGACAAGTTATGAAAATCCTCTGGATCCTttatcctcatctataaaatcaggCCCCAAAAAGGGGCTATTTCATAGGGTTATGGTAGGGATTAAATAgggattaaatgaataaaacagcCTGATAACTGCTAGCTCCCCTACCTCTATCCACTTCCACATTCATATATAGAGATTCTGAACTGGGACACTAAAGGCTTTTGAACATGAAAATTATTTGTTCCAGTGAGCTGCCTATATTATATTATGTGTAACAACCCTGGCTTCTACCCATTAGATATATACCAATACCACCAATTGAACCACCATGTACAAATCTGAAA is a genomic window containing:
- the LOC119520859 gene encoding olfactory receptor 143-like, which encodes MGMAVENVSSVTEFILMGLTDQPEVQLPLFFLFLMNFVVTVVANLILINLIFLNSHLHIPMYFFLFNLSFIGLCYSFVFTPKMLMSFNLERNIISFTGCMAQLFFFCFFVNSECYVLTAMAYDRYMSICKPLLYTVTMTPQVCSLLMSASYMMGFASAMTHTGCMIRLTFCDCNVINHYMCDVFPLLQLSCSSTYANELLVFIVVGTVVIVSSLIICISYALILFSVLHMSSAKGSSKAFSTCGSHLITVGLFYGSGLLTYVKPSSAGSLGQEKFFSVLYTNVVPILNPLIYILRNKDIRLALKKTLKRITNRAEPVVLP